A part of Maridesulfovibrio hydrothermalis AM13 = DSM 14728 genomic DNA contains:
- a CDS encoding PEP/pyruvate-binding domain-containing protein — MAGKTEEAGSAKKAEAAAPKKAQTKKQLEKKLVLTGADIVQIGEDAELLVGGKNYNTALISQVDGIRSPQFRAISSIAFHKLLDETKVHASVVRAVVDSEYNAVDWTSEEVNSDSEFLQKFVRSIALVIREEAGKHSDTQIQLRTFINNVVEGFATSPEGIDQLRKRSVLVQSAILSVDLPAEVDAAVKEAYLAICKDAGLENEPVAVRSSAAGEDSRKKAFAGLQDTYLNIVGEEKCSEAYHWDCASAYNLRSMTYRREAILDAVTLAENTGDASIAETAKQEWAIENTSLSVCIMRMINPVISGTAFSADTATGCRGTDRKDLVSIDASYGLGEAVVGGMVTPDKFYVFQRDDGSEVVVRNMGNKDKKIVYSEKGGTKVEKVQPNSVYRWALSLAQAEEVAKGVRSISAAYGGMIMDTEFCLDAADRLWFVQARPETRWNEEFEQHPDAIFMRRLEVDPKALLSAEVVLEGNGASRGAGQGTVKFLRSALELNKIHKGDILAAERTDPDMVPGMRIAAGILADVGGDTSHAAITSRELGIPAIIGIQRLEIIRSLDGQEITVDGSRGKVYRGMLPLNEVGGTINTSELPATKTKVGLILADVGQSLFLSRLREVPDFEVGLLRAEFMLGNVGVHPLALEAYDSGALDKLVQDKLDELDGRLTTVMKGQLDSGLIALNVKLREYVGALTGLTAEMDSMANADTARGTEEVLAMHRKLRELDKKLDHYLEHATDNLYTLKTSVKIEEHVKAVVGVHADEHADSKFIYKRSESMDEVPEMLEKARANPMVLDYIQKIKDLREEVALKMGLKSEMDEVTTLRQRIADILKSRGLRTGKENYIQTLSQGLALFAMAFYGKDIIYRTTDFKTNEYHNLLGGLLFEHHEDNPMLGYRGVSRNIHDWELEAFKLARGVFGGKNLHIMLPFVRTIEEARSMKRYLSQVHHLESGKDGLKVILMSEIPSNAILSKEFIKEVDGFSIGSNDMTQLVLGTDRDNSSLQHIYDEEDPAVVWAILSTIFTGQKFGKKIGFCGQGVSNSVILRGVVCIAGIVSASVVPDTYLQTKLDMAAVEAENIKVSELGQWINARHFEKLAELMEANGYGHIIKKYKTPEDLEDWYEGEIRRLNEQLRDNIDTPKEDFYRQEMDAFRGTFHKPVIYSAWNWSQTVEDAMHHAGFATFEEQEAALEVQRSKTW, encoded by the coding sequence ATGGCTGGTAAGACGGAAGAAGCAGGTTCCGCTAAAAAAGCTGAAGCCGCAGCTCCCAAAAAGGCTCAGACAAAGAAACAGCTTGAAAAAAAGCTGGTTTTGACTGGTGCTGATATTGTTCAGATCGGTGAGGATGCTGAGCTGCTGGTCGGCGGCAAGAACTATAATACCGCATTGATCAGTCAGGTTGATGGCATTAGATCGCCTCAGTTCAGAGCTATCTCTTCTATTGCTTTCCACAAACTTCTTGATGAGACAAAGGTGCACGCCAGCGTTGTCAGAGCTGTAGTTGACAGTGAATACAATGCGGTCGATTGGACCAGTGAAGAAGTTAACAGCGACAGTGAATTTTTACAGAAATTTGTCCGTTCCATTGCTCTGGTAATCAGAGAAGAGGCCGGAAAACATTCTGATACCCAGATTCAACTTAGAACCTTTATCAATAACGTTGTTGAAGGTTTTGCAACTTCGCCTGAAGGAATTGACCAGCTTCGCAAAAGATCTGTGCTGGTTCAAAGTGCGATCCTTTCAGTTGATTTGCCGGCGGAAGTTGATGCAGCGGTTAAAGAGGCTTATCTGGCTATCTGCAAAGATGCCGGACTTGAGAATGAGCCGGTTGCAGTCAGATCCTCAGCTGCTGGAGAAGACAGTCGCAAAAAAGCTTTTGCCGGTTTGCAGGATACCTATCTCAATATTGTCGGTGAAGAAAAGTGTTCCGAAGCTTATCACTGGGACTGCGCATCCGCTTATAACCTGCGCAGCATGACTTACCGCCGTGAAGCTATCCTTGATGCTGTTACTTTGGCAGAAAATACAGGTGATGCCTCTATTGCTGAGACAGCCAAGCAGGAATGGGCCATTGAAAACACCTCCCTTTCTGTTTGTATCATGCGCATGATCAATCCGGTTATATCCGGTACTGCTTTCAGTGCTGATACGGCTACAGGCTGCCGCGGTACTGACCGTAAAGACCTTGTTTCCATTGATGCCAGTTACGGTCTCGGCGAGGCTGTTGTCGGCGGTATGGTTACTCCTGATAAATTTTATGTGTTCCAGCGTGATGACGGCTCTGAGGTTGTTGTCCGTAATATGGGGAATAAAGATAAGAAAATTGTCTACAGCGAAAAGGGCGGAACCAAGGTTGAAAAAGTTCAACCCAACTCTGTTTACCGCTGGGCTCTTTCTCTTGCACAGGCTGAAGAGGTTGCCAAGGGTGTTCGCTCCATCAGTGCTGCGTATGGCGGCATGATTATGGATACCGAGTTCTGTCTTGATGCAGCTGATCGCCTCTGGTTTGTTCAGGCCCGTCCGGAAACCCGCTGGAATGAAGAGTTTGAACAGCATCCTGATGCTATTTTCATGCGCAGACTGGAAGTTGACCCTAAAGCTCTTCTTTCCGCTGAAGTTGTTCTTGAAGGTAACGGGGCATCCCGAGGAGCAGGGCAGGGAACTGTCAAGTTTCTGCGTTCTGCTCTTGAGCTGAATAAAATTCACAAGGGTGACATTCTTGCAGCCGAGCGCACTGACCCTGATATGGTTCCGGGTATGCGTATTGCCGCAGGTATTCTTGCTGACGTTGGTGGTGATACCAGTCACGCAGCGATTACCTCCCGTGAGCTTGGGATTCCGGCTATCATCGGTATTCAGCGTCTTGAAATTATCCGTTCTCTGGATGGACAGGAGATTACCGTCGATGGTTCCAGAGGTAAGGTTTACCGCGGAATGCTGCCTCTTAACGAGGTCGGCGGCACTATCAATACTTCTGAACTTCCCGCTACCAAGACCAAGGTCGGCCTGATTCTGGCTGATGTCGGACAGTCTCTTTTTCTTTCAAGGCTCAGGGAAGTTCCGGATTTTGAAGTAGGTTTGCTTAGAGCTGAATTTATGCTCGGCAACGTGGGCGTTCATCCGCTCGCTCTGGAAGCATACGATTCCGGCGCGCTTGATAAGCTTGTTCAGGATAAGCTGGACGAACTGGATGGAAGGCTTACAACTGTAATGAAAGGTCAGCTTGATTCCGGCCTTATCGCCTTGAATGTGAAACTCAGGGAATATGTCGGCGCACTTACCGGACTTACGGCCGAGATGGATTCTATGGCCAATGCCGATACTGCCAGAGGAACTGAGGAAGTTCTGGCTATGCATCGTAAGCTGAGAGAACTGGATAAGAAACTCGATCATTATCTTGAGCATGCAACTGACAATCTGTACACCCTTAAGACTTCGGTCAAGATTGAGGAGCATGTCAAGGCCGTTGTAGGTGTTCACGCCGATGAGCATGCCGATTCAAAATTCATTTACAAGCGTTCAGAATCTATGGACGAAGTCCCTGAGATGCTGGAAAAGGCAAGAGCCAATCCGATGGTTCTTGATTATATTCAAAAGATTAAAGATCTGCGCGAGGAAGTTGCTCTTAAAATGGGACTCAAGTCCGAAATGGACGAAGTCACAACCCTCAGGCAGCGCATTGCTGATATCCTTAAATCCCGCGGATTAAGAACGGGTAAGGAAAACTATATTCAGACCCTTTCTCAGGGGCTGGCATTGTTCGCTATGGCCTTTTATGGAAAGGATATCATCTACAGGACAACAGACTTTAAAACTAACGAGTACCACAATCTGCTCGGCGGTTTGCTGTTCGAACATCACGAAGATAACCCTATGCTCGGTTACCGCGGTGTTTCCAGAAATATTCATGACTGGGAGCTTGAGGCGTTTAAACTTGCAAGAGGTGTTTTCGGTGGTAAGAACCTGCATATTATGCTGCCCTTCGTAAGAACTATTGAAGAAGCGCGCAGTATGAAGCGGTATCTTTCACAGGTTCACCATCTTGAGTCCGGTAAAGACGGCCTTAAGGTGATCCTCATGTCCGAAATTCCGAGTAATGCAATTCTCAGTAAGGAATTCATTAAGGAAGTAGACGGCTTCTCCATCGGTTCCAATGATATGACCCAGCTGGTTCTGGGGACTGACCGTGATAATTCCAGCTTGCAGCATATTTATGACGAAGAAGATCCGGCGGTTGTCTGGGCTATACTTTCGACGATTTTTACCGGACAGAAGTTTGGTAAGAAAATCGGTTTTTGCGGACAGGGTGTTTCAAACAGTGTTATTCTACGCGGCGTAGTTTGCATTGCCGGAATTGTATCCGCTTCTGTTGTCCCCGATACCTATCTCCAGACAAAACTTGATATGGCTGCTGTTGAGGCAGAAAATATTAAGGTCAGTGAACTTGGACAGTGGATCAATGCAAGACATTTTGAAAAACTTGCTGAGCTGATGGAAGCGAATGGTTACGGACATATTATCAAGAAATACAAGACTCCAGAAGATCTTGAAGATTGGTATGAAGGTGAAATCAGAAGGCTGAATGAACAGCTTCGTGACAATATTGATACCCCTAAGGAAGATTTCTACAGGCAGGAAATGGACGCATTTCGCGGTACTTTTCATAAGCCTGTTATTTACTCCGCATGGAACTGGAGCCAGACTGTTGAAGATGCTATGCATCATGCTGGATTCGCCACTTTTGAAGAGCAGGAGGCTGCGCTTGAGGTGCAGCGTTCTAAAACGTGGTAG
- a CDS encoding exosortase system-associated protein, TIGR04073 family, with protein sequence MTKSRRFLKILFIFAALSSMFLSGCSMNSNNYVGNGENYSDRAPRKLGRGVTNIFSAPLEIPNQAVNLAAESDEPAQQAAGYVGGFFVGVAYTGGRLVSGVYDIVTSPFGGPSTPTMDPDLIASDFCEKVDQRDESYDDILTVGTK encoded by the coding sequence ATGACTAAATCTAGAAGATTTTTAAAAATATTGTTTATCTTTGCTGCTTTGTCATCAATGTTTTTAAGCGGCTGTTCCATGAATTCCAATAATTATGTTGGCAATGGCGAAAATTATTCAGACCGTGCGCCACGTAAACTTGGGCGCGGGGTTACAAATATTTTTTCAGCTCCACTTGAAATTCCCAATCAGGCTGTAAATCTGGCTGCCGAGTCTGACGAGCCAGCACAACAGGCTGCCGGATATGTCGGCGGTTTTTTTGTCGGAGTTGCATATACCGGCGGACGTCTTGTTTCCGGAGTGTATGATATTGTGACTTCACCTTTTGGCGGCCCATCAACTCCGACTATGGACCCTGATTTGATCGCCTCTGATTTTTGTGAAAAAGTTGACCAGCGTGATGAGTCTTATGATGATATTCTCACTGTCGGGACAAAATAA